One region of Zingiber officinale cultivar Zhangliang chromosome 7B, Zo_v1.1, whole genome shotgun sequence genomic DNA includes:
- the LOC122004603 gene encoding THO complex subunit 4B-like has protein sequence MSGALDMSLDDIIKSSKKTTGGGHGRGHEAGGPSRRVPNRTANRSAPYSSGKVRALRISCGCRIRASYRPPDCSQLGVAARHVLTAQAGGFPAPTARASSIDIDTKLYISNLEFGVSNEDIKPKEEEEAALWSETNGVRPAAFRISIASLS, from the exons ATGTCGGGCGCCCTCGACATGTCCCTCGATGACATAATCAAATCAAGCAAGAAGACTACTGGCGGCGGACACGGGCGGGGCCATGAGGCCGGCGGGCCGTCCCGTCGCGTGCCCAACAGAACGGCTAACCGATCCGCCCCTTACTCCTCCGGGAAGGTACGTGCTTTGAGGATTTCCTGCGGCTGCCGGATCCGGGCTTCCTACCGACCACccgatt GCTCCCAACTCGGTGTGGCAGCACGACATGTACTGACGGCGCAAGCAGGCGGTTTTCCTGCTCCGACGGCGAGGGCTTCCTCTATAGATATCGACACCAAACTGTATATCTCGAATTTAGAATTCGGAGTGTCGAATGAGGACATTAAG CctaaggaggaagaggaagcggCCTTGTGGAGCGAGACTAATGGAGTGAGGCCTGCAGCATTTAGAATTTCCATAGCATCACTCTCGTGA
- the LOC122006441 gene encoding 60S ribosomal protein L23, translating to MSKRGRGGTAGNKFRMSLGLPVAATVNCADNTGAKNLYIISVKGIKGRLNRLPSACVGDMVMATVKKGKPDLRKKVMPAVIVRQRKPWRRKDGVYMYFEDNAGVIVNPKGEMKGSAITGPIGKECADLWPRIASAANAIV from the exons ATGTCGAAGCGAG GTCGCGGAGGAACGGCGGGGAACAAGTTCCGGATGTCTCTGGGTCTACCGGTGGCCGCCACGGTGAACTGCGCTGATAACACCGGAGCGAAGAATCTTTACATCATCTCCGTCAAGGGGATCAAGGGCCGCCTCAACCGTTTGCCTTCGGCCTGCGTCGGGGACATGGTTATGGCGACTGTCAAGAAGGGGAAGCCTGATCTCCGGAAGAAGGTCATGCCCGCTGTAATCGTTCGTCAGCGCAAGCCATGGCGCCGAAAGGACGGCGTCTACATGTACTTTGAAG ATAATGCTGGAGTGATCGTCAACCCCAAGGGAGAAATGAAAG GATCTGCTATTACTGGACCAATTGGGAAGGAATGCGCAGACCTGTGGCCGAGGATTGCAAGTGCAGCAAATGCAATTGTGTAA
- the LOC122006443 gene encoding protein LSD1-like, with product MSVPLAPYPTPPVLSNGVQSQLVCSGCRNLLSYPLGAASVCCAVCSAVTAVPPPGTEMAQLVCGGCHTLLMFIRGATSVHCSCCRTVNLAQEANQVAHVKCGNCRMLLMYQYGARSVKCAVCNFVTSVGTSTSTDRKQSN from the exons ATGTCAGTTCCTCTTGCTCCGTATCCAACACCTCCCGTGCTATCAAATG GTGTACAAAGCCAGCTTGTGTGTTCAGGGTGCAGAAACCTCCTTTCGTATCCTCTGGGAGCAGCATCAGTATGCTGTGCCGTTTGCAGTGCAGTAACTGCTGTGCCACCTCCTG GTACAGAAATGGCTCAACTAGTTTGTGGAGGATGCCACACTCTCCTGATGTTCATACGCGGAGCAACTAGCGTCCATTGTTCTTGTTGCCGCACAGTTAACTTGGCTCAAGAAG CAAATCAAGTGGCACATGTAAAGTGTGGAAATTGCCGTATGCTATTGATGTACCAATATGGAGCAAGATCAGTGAAATGTGCAGTCTGCAACTTTGTAACTTCAGTTGGG ACTTCCACAAGCACTGATCGGAAACAAAGTAACTGA
- the LOC122006442 gene encoding uncharacterized protein LOC122006442 isoform X1 yields the protein MELNLDSGPSEHITSQKEDDDSLINVAVKSRGHNVQKKEESTICHPQNNSLVHDSSVENAESKQTIVAPAVHVASEKVVLDLKATFDAVEDNNFQQEQMNSTDDCLFSSDSNKTSDLHNRRTSNIADEQHKKCQRDNIPYAVLSDSSNANHDHPVELEKKFIGCHAKSSESSLEKNGIKEIQKEVIDDYNNNESEENHTNPIGNSTLMLKNSSASCLEDDNPYPNSDSSKDPHSSSNISSKSQFFCSGSPGKTHLSQTMANVNGQKDTADGDVSKEDSGNTHPQLVSLGGIDAENCSSGFKLQEVVKSRERKDQADSPNSNSETPQVLLQPDFETEVSAETEDDVKVCDICGDAGQDELLAICSRCSDGAEHIYCMRIMLAEVPEGEWLCEECQLKEVADQVAGETEAQIAPTEAPLHLKENTRSKESSVENKATDPDVRRYYKDPIKSTSIKTKEEKLDDNSVSKEKLCEAVDASTGTIVPKKPSQFPCENNNKHDSVKVKPISSTICGKSEGIYHPDSHTQTASGLESSRIQTPFQPTRVSGPLAKSNSFNNSKVPKVKQLLDNVPWKLKLNREFNLTNKKNEGPSRTITKSASFGSETSGFSNAETSNKVHALNPPHYEYPKPVKGGIMLDKKNSTCDQQFVTPAVSTKVDSNVQNCGYKLSRMSDLSNLSGKRGSIDATSSAIEVKIQPSALLSRTSGSTSVVRLCKNEDHKTSQPVSKAAVLTQRDVKAKDQTSINSRQAALVPNRLPRCHKCNETGHTALFCAVDKLRMTATKPSSERSLKDMDNRGIKWKNVIEGLTWKSGTKRKSADQSEDASLASADVNSEATILSSFKNLSSVARTTDVQNCSKAAYTTHVKQMEDHKKSINVTGGGTVDFSDDMLAMPTAFPGQASIPIDLLRISVIPEMDYIWQGAFEVLRAAKPPAVFDGFQAHLSSNVSPKALEVAGQFPCKVQLKEVPRLSLWPLQFHERSPREDNVAIFFFAKNIESYETYYWKLLDNILKNDLALVGVIGAIQLLIFPSNLLPKDSQRWNNLFYLWGVFRGSQENSLIDLPGLNKKPSVSSLKVEPATQDLSMATASGVCSRLIISDVKNRAVSKSDRLPTADASKCICSDLQDIPTSGKDNEVSNKEPALLKDTLHQAVPDDEVQKKQISCSFPAASASRNMSQHNSVLISHPEPKLQIDIEKLPPEMEDNLYSLDEFASDSDCRIDHENLVHGSSGRVGNCLEHSKLVSLNCWQDNERNVQMLDSWESKSKLKRAHPSSLDTLKNSSGNLLQTTGDSMLWTDGSTCSSPSDEKEHKKMRLDNGEHINCNLTEETSCSRLFSKMQPVPSSLTNTSLFYGETSESSKNTENYFFHVTQGPTCTKADNRIYVSLDDDDSPKSNIPDLELALGDKRSLINQVAFPLSTQKATERNNQDKLLVAEVVDGDDAPASLSLSLAFPVSDKAQTAKSNSEAEQLLPDKSCTDTSLLLFNGCTDR from the exons ATGGAGTTGAACCTTGATAGTGGGCCTTCAGAACATATCACTTCCCAGAAAGAAGATGATGATTCTTTGATCAATGTTGCTGTTAAGAGTAGAGGACATAATGtgcagaagaaagaagaaagcacaATATGTCATCCACAAAATAATAGTTTGGTACATGATTCATCTGTTGAAAATGCTGAAAGTAAACAAACAATTGTGGCACCAGCAGTACATGTTGCATCTGAGAAGGTTGTCTTAGATCTCAAGGCTACTTTTGATGCAGTTGAAGATAACAATTTCCAACAAGAACAAATGAACTCTACTGATGATTGTCTTTTTTCCTCAGACAGCAATAAAACATCAGATTTGCATAACAGAAGAACTTCAAATATTGCTGATGAACAACATAAAAAGTGCCAAAGGGACAATATTCCATATGCTGTATTAAGTGATTCTAGCAATGCGAATCATGATCATCCTGTGGAATTAGAGAAGAAATTTATAGGATGCCATGCCAAATCATCTGAATCTTCACTTGAGAAAAATGGCATAAAGGAGATTCAAAAAGAAGTTATTGATgactataataataatgaatctGAAGAGAATCATACTAACCCTATAGGAAATTCAACACTTATGTTGAAGAATAGTAGTGCATCTTGTTTGGAAGATGACAACCCTTATCCCAATTCCGACAGCTCAAAAGACCCCCATTCAAGTAGTAATATatcttcaaaatcccaatttttttGTTCAGGCTCACCAGGGAAAACACATCTTTCTCAAACCATGGCCAATGTGAATGGGCAAAAAGATACTGCAGATGGCGATGTTAGCAAAGAAGATAGTGGAAATACTCATCCTCAATTAGTTTCTCTGGGAGGCATTGATGCTGAAAATTGCAGCAGTGGATTCAAGCTGCAAGAGGTAGTAAAATCAAGGGAAAGAAAAGACCAAGCTGATAGCCCCAACTCAAATTCTGAGACACCTCAGGTGCTTTTACAGCCAGATTTTGAGACTGAAGTTTCAGCAGAAACTGAAGATGAT GTAAAAGTCTGTGATATCTGTGGGGATGCAGGTCAGGATGAGTTGCTTGCTATCTGTAGCAGATGCAGCGATGGGGCTGAGCATAT CTACTGCATGCGAATAATGTTAGCTGAAGTTCCTGAAGGTGAGTGGTTATGTGAAGAATGCCAACTGAAGGAAGTTGCAGATCAAGTGGCAGGAGAAACTGAAGCACAAATTGCTCCAACAGAAGCTCCACTGCATTTAAAAGAAAATACTAGAAGTAAGGAAAGCAGTGTGGAGAATAAAGCAACTGATCCAGATGTGAGAAGATACTATAAAGATCCAATtaagtctacttcaattaagacAAAGGAAGAGAAATTGGATGATAATTCTGTTTCTAAGGAGAAACTCTGTGAAGCAGTTGATGCATCTACTGGAACAATTGTTCCTAAGAAACCTTCTCAGTTCCCATGTGagaacaacaataaacatgatagTGTGAAGGTAAAACCAATCTCCTCCACAATATGTGGCAAGTCAGAAGGAATATATCACCCAGATTCTCATACACAAACTGCCTCTGGCCTCGAATCATCTAGGATACAAACACCTTTTCAACCAACACGTG TCTCAGGGCCTCTTGCAAAGTCAAATTCGTTTAACAATTCAAAAGTGCCAAAAGTGAAGCAGTTGCTGGATAATGTTCCTTGGAAGCTAAAACTTAACAGGGAATTTAATTTAACCAACAAAAAAAATGAAGGACCATCCCGGACAATCACAAAATCTGCATCATTTGGAAGTGAGACTTCAGGCTTCTCCAATGCTGAGACATCAAACAAAGTACATGCACTTAACCCACCACATTATGAGTATCCTAAGCCAGTGAAAGGTGGGATTATGCTGGATAAGAAAAATTCCACATGCGATCAGCAATTTGTCACTCCGGCAGTGTCGACAAAGGTTGATTCAAATGTTCAAAACTGTGGTTACAAATTAAGCAGGATGTCTGATTTAAGCAATCTATCTGGTAAAAGAGGATCAATTGATGCAACTAGTTCAG CGATTGAAGTGAAGATACAACCATCAGCTTTACTCTCTCGAACTTCTGGAAGTACATCTGTAGTTAGATTATGTAAGAATGAAGATCATAAGACTTCTCAACCTGTTTCCAAG GCTGCAGTTTTAACACAAAGAGATGTCAAAGCCAAGGACCAAACATCTATAAACTCTAGGCAGGCAGCTCTGGTCCCAAATCGTTTACCGCGTTGCCATAAGTGTAATGAAACAGGTCACACTGCACTGTTCTGTGCAGTTGACAAACTTCGCATGACTGCCACAAAACCTTCTTCTGAACGAAGTTTGAAGGATATGGATAACCGAGGTATTAAGTGGAAAAATGTAATTGAGGGGTTAACTTGGAAATCTGGAACTAAGAGAaaatcagctgatcaatccgaGGATGCTTCTTTAGCCAGTGCTGATGTAAATTCTGAAGCCACAATTTTATCAAGTTTTAAAAACCTGTCTTCCGTTGCAAGGACAACTGATGTTCAAAATTGTAGTAAAGCAGCATATACTACCCATGTAAAACAAATGGAAGATCATAAGAAATCTATAAATGTTACTGGAGGAGGGACAGTTGACTTTTCAGATGACATGTTGGCAATGCCTACTGCATTCCCTGGCCAAGCTTCCATTCCCATTGATCTACTGAGAATTTCAGTTATTCCAGAGATGGACTACATCTGGCA AGGTGCTTTTGAGGTGTTGAGGGCTGCCAAGCCTCCTGCTGTTTTTGATGGTTTTCAGGCTCATTTGTCGTCCAATGTCTCACCCAAAGCACTTGAAGTGGCAGGACAGTTTCCATGCAAAGTTCAGTTGAAGGAAGTACCTCGTCTAAGCTTATGGCCCCTGCAGTTTCATGAGCGCAGTCCTAGAGAAGATAATGTTGCTATATTTTTCTTTGCTAAAAATATTGAGAG TTATGAAACGTATTATTGGAAGCTATTGGACAATATACTAAAAAATGATCTAGCTCTCGTAGGTGTTATTGGTGCTATACAACTTCTTATATTCCCTTCAAATCTATTACCAAAGGACTCCCAAC GTTGGAACAATTTATTTTATCTCTGGGGTGTATTTAGAGGAAGTCAGGAAAATAGCTTGATAGATCTGCCTGGTCTTAATAAGAAGCCTTCTGTTTCTAGTTTGAAGGTGGAACCTGCCACCCAAGACCTGTCTATGGCAACTGCTTCTGGTGTTTGTAGCAGGCTTATCATATCTGATGTCAAAAATAGGGCTGTTTCAAAATCTGACAGATTGCCCACTGCAGATGCATCCAAATGTATCTGCAGTGATCTTCAGGATATTCCAACATCAGGGAAGGATAATGAGGTCTCGAACAAAGAACCTGCTCTTCTAAAGGATACCTTGCATCAGGCTGTTCCTGATGATGAAGTGCAAAAGAAGCAGATTTCATGCTCTTTTCCtgcagcttccgcatctagaaaCATGAGCCAGCACAATTCAGTCCTCATTTCCCATCCAGAACCAAAACTTCAGATAGACATTGAAAAATTGCCTCCAGAGATGGAAGATAATCTCTACAGCTTG GACGAATTTGCTAGTGATTCAGATTGCAGAATAGATCATGAAAACCTTGTTCATGGCAGCAGTGGACGGGTTGGTAATTGTTTAGAACACTCAAAGTTGGTTTCGTTAAACTGCTGGCAAG ATAATGAAAGAAATGTGCAAATGTTAGATAGCTGGGAATCAAAGTCTAAACTGAAACGTGCACATCCAAGCTCACTGGATACACTGAAAAATTCTTCTGGTAATTTGTTACAAACCACAGGCGATTCAATGCTGTGGACAGATGGGTCAACATGCTCATCTCCGAGTGATGAAAAAGAACATAAAAAGATGAGGCTTGATAATGGTGAGCATATCAATTGTAACTTGACGGAGGAAACTTCATGCAGTAGATTATTCTCTAAAATGCAACCTGTACCATCTAGTTTAACAAATACTAGCCTGTTCTATGGAGAAACATCAGAGAGCTCAAAAAATactgaaaattatttcttccatgtCACTCAAGGACCTACATGTACAAAGGCAGACAACCGAATTTATGTTTCTTTGGATGATGACGATTCGCCTAAATCTAATATCCCtgatcttgagttagctttgggaGATAAAAGAAGTCTCATAAACCAGGTGGCCTTCCCTTTGTCAACTCAAAAGGCTACAGAAAGGAACAATCAAGATAAGCTACTTGTTGCTGAAGTGGTTGATGGAGATGATGCACCAGCTTCGCTTTCCCTCTCACTAGCTTTTCCTGTATCAGATAAGGCACAAACTGCTAAGTCAAATTCAGAAGCAGAGCAGCTTTTGCCTGATAAGTCTTGCACTGACACCTCTTTACTTCTTTTCAATGGCTGTACAGACCGATAA
- the LOC122006442 gene encoding uncharacterized protein LOC122006442 isoform X2, with product MELNLDSGPSEHITSQKEDDDSLINVAVKSRGHNVQKKEESTICHPQNNSLVHDSSVENAESKQTIVAPAVHVASEKVVLDLKATFDAVEDNNFQQEQMNSTDDCLFSSDSNKTSDLHNRRTSNIADEQHKKCQRDNIPYAVLSDSSNANHDHPVELEKKFIGCHAKSSESSLEKNGIKEIQKEVIDDYNNNESEENHTNPIGNSTLMLKNSSASCLEDDNPYPNSDSSKDPHSSSNISSKSQFFCSGSPGKTHLSQTMANVNGQKDTADGDVSKEDSGNTHPQLVSLGGIDAENCSSGFKLQEVVKSRERKDQADSPNSNSETPQVLLQPDFETEVSAETEDDVKVCDICGDAGQDELLAICSRCSDGAEHIYCMRIMLAEVPEGEWLCEECQLKEVADQVAGETEAQIAPTEAPLHLKENTRSKESSVENKATDPDVRRYYKDPIKSTSIKTKEEKLDDNSVSKEKLCEAVDASTGTIVPKKPSQFPCENNNKHDSVKVKPISSTICGKSEGIYHPDSHTQTASGLESSRIQTPFQPTRGPLAKSNSFNNSKVPKVKQLLDNVPWKLKLNREFNLTNKKNEGPSRTITKSASFGSETSGFSNAETSNKVHALNPPHYEYPKPVKGGIMLDKKNSTCDQQFVTPAVSTKVDSNVQNCGYKLSRMSDLSNLSGKRGSIDATSSAIEVKIQPSALLSRTSGSTSVVRLCKNEDHKTSQPVSKAAVLTQRDVKAKDQTSINSRQAALVPNRLPRCHKCNETGHTALFCAVDKLRMTATKPSSERSLKDMDNRGIKWKNVIEGLTWKSGTKRKSADQSEDASLASADVNSEATILSSFKNLSSVARTTDVQNCSKAAYTTHVKQMEDHKKSINVTGGGTVDFSDDMLAMPTAFPGQASIPIDLLRISVIPEMDYIWQGAFEVLRAAKPPAVFDGFQAHLSSNVSPKALEVAGQFPCKVQLKEVPRLSLWPLQFHERSPREDNVAIFFFAKNIESYETYYWKLLDNILKNDLALVGVIGAIQLLIFPSNLLPKDSQRWNNLFYLWGVFRGSQENSLIDLPGLNKKPSVSSLKVEPATQDLSMATASGVCSRLIISDVKNRAVSKSDRLPTADASKCICSDLQDIPTSGKDNEVSNKEPALLKDTLHQAVPDDEVQKKQISCSFPAASASRNMSQHNSVLISHPEPKLQIDIEKLPPEMEDNLYSLDEFASDSDCRIDHENLVHGSSGRVGNCLEHSKLVSLNCWQDNERNVQMLDSWESKSKLKRAHPSSLDTLKNSSGNLLQTTGDSMLWTDGSTCSSPSDEKEHKKMRLDNGEHINCNLTEETSCSRLFSKMQPVPSSLTNTSLFYGETSESSKNTENYFFHVTQGPTCTKADNRIYVSLDDDDSPKSNIPDLELALGDKRSLINQVAFPLSTQKATERNNQDKLLVAEVVDGDDAPASLSLSLAFPVSDKAQTAKSNSEAEQLLPDKSCTDTSLLLFNGCTDR from the exons ATGGAGTTGAACCTTGATAGTGGGCCTTCAGAACATATCACTTCCCAGAAAGAAGATGATGATTCTTTGATCAATGTTGCTGTTAAGAGTAGAGGACATAATGtgcagaagaaagaagaaagcacaATATGTCATCCACAAAATAATAGTTTGGTACATGATTCATCTGTTGAAAATGCTGAAAGTAAACAAACAATTGTGGCACCAGCAGTACATGTTGCATCTGAGAAGGTTGTCTTAGATCTCAAGGCTACTTTTGATGCAGTTGAAGATAACAATTTCCAACAAGAACAAATGAACTCTACTGATGATTGTCTTTTTTCCTCAGACAGCAATAAAACATCAGATTTGCATAACAGAAGAACTTCAAATATTGCTGATGAACAACATAAAAAGTGCCAAAGGGACAATATTCCATATGCTGTATTAAGTGATTCTAGCAATGCGAATCATGATCATCCTGTGGAATTAGAGAAGAAATTTATAGGATGCCATGCCAAATCATCTGAATCTTCACTTGAGAAAAATGGCATAAAGGAGATTCAAAAAGAAGTTATTGATgactataataataatgaatctGAAGAGAATCATACTAACCCTATAGGAAATTCAACACTTATGTTGAAGAATAGTAGTGCATCTTGTTTGGAAGATGACAACCCTTATCCCAATTCCGACAGCTCAAAAGACCCCCATTCAAGTAGTAATATatcttcaaaatcccaatttttttGTTCAGGCTCACCAGGGAAAACACATCTTTCTCAAACCATGGCCAATGTGAATGGGCAAAAAGATACTGCAGATGGCGATGTTAGCAAAGAAGATAGTGGAAATACTCATCCTCAATTAGTTTCTCTGGGAGGCATTGATGCTGAAAATTGCAGCAGTGGATTCAAGCTGCAAGAGGTAGTAAAATCAAGGGAAAGAAAAGACCAAGCTGATAGCCCCAACTCAAATTCTGAGACACCTCAGGTGCTTTTACAGCCAGATTTTGAGACTGAAGTTTCAGCAGAAACTGAAGATGAT GTAAAAGTCTGTGATATCTGTGGGGATGCAGGTCAGGATGAGTTGCTTGCTATCTGTAGCAGATGCAGCGATGGGGCTGAGCATAT CTACTGCATGCGAATAATGTTAGCTGAAGTTCCTGAAGGTGAGTGGTTATGTGAAGAATGCCAACTGAAGGAAGTTGCAGATCAAGTGGCAGGAGAAACTGAAGCACAAATTGCTCCAACAGAAGCTCCACTGCATTTAAAAGAAAATACTAGAAGTAAGGAAAGCAGTGTGGAGAATAAAGCAACTGATCCAGATGTGAGAAGATACTATAAAGATCCAATtaagtctacttcaattaagacAAAGGAAGAGAAATTGGATGATAATTCTGTTTCTAAGGAGAAACTCTGTGAAGCAGTTGATGCATCTACTGGAACAATTGTTCCTAAGAAACCTTCTCAGTTCCCATGTGagaacaacaataaacatgatagTGTGAAGGTAAAACCAATCTCCTCCACAATATGTGGCAAGTCAGAAGGAATATATCACCCAGATTCTCATACACAAACTGCCTCTGGCCTCGAATCATCTAGGATACAAACACCTTTTCAACCAACACGTG GGCCTCTTGCAAAGTCAAATTCGTTTAACAATTCAAAAGTGCCAAAAGTGAAGCAGTTGCTGGATAATGTTCCTTGGAAGCTAAAACTTAACAGGGAATTTAATTTAACCAACAAAAAAAATGAAGGACCATCCCGGACAATCACAAAATCTGCATCATTTGGAAGTGAGACTTCAGGCTTCTCCAATGCTGAGACATCAAACAAAGTACATGCACTTAACCCACCACATTATGAGTATCCTAAGCCAGTGAAAGGTGGGATTATGCTGGATAAGAAAAATTCCACATGCGATCAGCAATTTGTCACTCCGGCAGTGTCGACAAAGGTTGATTCAAATGTTCAAAACTGTGGTTACAAATTAAGCAGGATGTCTGATTTAAGCAATCTATCTGGTAAAAGAGGATCAATTGATGCAACTAGTTCAG CGATTGAAGTGAAGATACAACCATCAGCTTTACTCTCTCGAACTTCTGGAAGTACATCTGTAGTTAGATTATGTAAGAATGAAGATCATAAGACTTCTCAACCTGTTTCCAAG GCTGCAGTTTTAACACAAAGAGATGTCAAAGCCAAGGACCAAACATCTATAAACTCTAGGCAGGCAGCTCTGGTCCCAAATCGTTTACCGCGTTGCCATAAGTGTAATGAAACAGGTCACACTGCACTGTTCTGTGCAGTTGACAAACTTCGCATGACTGCCACAAAACCTTCTTCTGAACGAAGTTTGAAGGATATGGATAACCGAGGTATTAAGTGGAAAAATGTAATTGAGGGGTTAACTTGGAAATCTGGAACTAAGAGAaaatcagctgatcaatccgaGGATGCTTCTTTAGCCAGTGCTGATGTAAATTCTGAAGCCACAATTTTATCAAGTTTTAAAAACCTGTCTTCCGTTGCAAGGACAACTGATGTTCAAAATTGTAGTAAAGCAGCATATACTACCCATGTAAAACAAATGGAAGATCATAAGAAATCTATAAATGTTACTGGAGGAGGGACAGTTGACTTTTCAGATGACATGTTGGCAATGCCTACTGCATTCCCTGGCCAAGCTTCCATTCCCATTGATCTACTGAGAATTTCAGTTATTCCAGAGATGGACTACATCTGGCA AGGTGCTTTTGAGGTGTTGAGGGCTGCCAAGCCTCCTGCTGTTTTTGATGGTTTTCAGGCTCATTTGTCGTCCAATGTCTCACCCAAAGCACTTGAAGTGGCAGGACAGTTTCCATGCAAAGTTCAGTTGAAGGAAGTACCTCGTCTAAGCTTATGGCCCCTGCAGTTTCATGAGCGCAGTCCTAGAGAAGATAATGTTGCTATATTTTTCTTTGCTAAAAATATTGAGAG TTATGAAACGTATTATTGGAAGCTATTGGACAATATACTAAAAAATGATCTAGCTCTCGTAGGTGTTATTGGTGCTATACAACTTCTTATATTCCCTTCAAATCTATTACCAAAGGACTCCCAAC GTTGGAACAATTTATTTTATCTCTGGGGTGTATTTAGAGGAAGTCAGGAAAATAGCTTGATAGATCTGCCTGGTCTTAATAAGAAGCCTTCTGTTTCTAGTTTGAAGGTGGAACCTGCCACCCAAGACCTGTCTATGGCAACTGCTTCTGGTGTTTGTAGCAGGCTTATCATATCTGATGTCAAAAATAGGGCTGTTTCAAAATCTGACAGATTGCCCACTGCAGATGCATCCAAATGTATCTGCAGTGATCTTCAGGATATTCCAACATCAGGGAAGGATAATGAGGTCTCGAACAAAGAACCTGCTCTTCTAAAGGATACCTTGCATCAGGCTGTTCCTGATGATGAAGTGCAAAAGAAGCAGATTTCATGCTCTTTTCCtgcagcttccgcatctagaaaCATGAGCCAGCACAATTCAGTCCTCATTTCCCATCCAGAACCAAAACTTCAGATAGACATTGAAAAATTGCCTCCAGAGATGGAAGATAATCTCTACAGCTTG GACGAATTTGCTAGTGATTCAGATTGCAGAATAGATCATGAAAACCTTGTTCATGGCAGCAGTGGACGGGTTGGTAATTGTTTAGAACACTCAAAGTTGGTTTCGTTAAACTGCTGGCAAG ATAATGAAAGAAATGTGCAAATGTTAGATAGCTGGGAATCAAAGTCTAAACTGAAACGTGCACATCCAAGCTCACTGGATACACTGAAAAATTCTTCTGGTAATTTGTTACAAACCACAGGCGATTCAATGCTGTGGACAGATGGGTCAACATGCTCATCTCCGAGTGATGAAAAAGAACATAAAAAGATGAGGCTTGATAATGGTGAGCATATCAATTGTAACTTGACGGAGGAAACTTCATGCAGTAGATTATTCTCTAAAATGCAACCTGTACCATCTAGTTTAACAAATACTAGCCTGTTCTATGGAGAAACATCAGAGAGCTCAAAAAATactgaaaattatttcttccatgtCACTCAAGGACCTACATGTACAAAGGCAGACAACCGAATTTATGTTTCTTTGGATGATGACGATTCGCCTAAATCTAATATCCCtgatcttgagttagctttgggaGATAAAAGAAGTCTCATAAACCAGGTGGCCTTCCCTTTGTCAACTCAAAAGGCTACAGAAAGGAACAATCAAGATAAGCTACTTGTTGCTGAAGTGGTTGATGGAGATGATGCACCAGCTTCGCTTTCCCTCTCACTAGCTTTTCCTGTATCAGATAAGGCACAAACTGCTAAGTCAAATTCAGAAGCAGAGCAGCTTTTGCCTGATAAGTCTTGCACTGACACCTCTTTACTTCTTTTCAATGGCTGTACAGACCGATAA
- the LOC122004604 gene encoding uncharacterized protein LOC122004604 yields the protein MSLNCLSCGGYESPSPKRKASSEQDGLSWMSRCCGVDRSWSGNLTPPPPPAYGTLRSGSAKYSSHGGGEAREMGQHRRIWSTGSALMEEEMSEAEEPRLVRSRGMRREWSFEDVQKSNTTNRRTSAANNLT from the coding sequence ATGAGTCTGAATTGCCTCTCGTGCGGTGGCTACGAGTCGCCTTCGCCGAAGAGGAAAGCCAGCTCGGAGCAGGACGGGTTGTCGTGGATGTCACGGTGCTGCGGCGTCGACCGGAGCTGGTCGGGGAACCtgactccgccgccgccgccggcgtACGGGACGCTGAGGAGCGGGTCGGCGAAGTACAGCAGCCATGGTGGCGGCGAGGCGAGGGAGATGGGGCAGCACCGGAGGATATGGAGCACCGGGAGCGCGTTGATGGAGGAGGAGATGTCGGAAGCGGAGGAGCCTCGGCTGGTGCGCAGCAGAGGGATGAGGAGGGAATGGAGCTTCGAGGACGTCCAGAAGAGTAATACTACTAATCGCCGCACCTCCGCCGCCAATAATCTCACTTAA